One segment of Paramormyrops kingsleyae isolate MSU_618 chromosome 8, PKINGS_0.4, whole genome shotgun sequence DNA contains the following:
- the LOC111857113 gene encoding voltage-dependent L-type calcium channel subunit alpha-1D-like isoform X1, protein MNVEGKTSSVELGGAPWQTAIEMNGGIPRSDTLNSTSSTSTQRKKREHAKKPVQCTTTVIRAPRVLFCLRLGNPIRMAAIAIVEWKPFDIFILLAIFANCVALGVAKPFPEDDSNPTNHALERVEYVFMVIFTIETFLKILAYGLILHPNAYIRSGWNLLDFVIVIVGLFSMVLEGTSNKSGESHHTGGKPGGLDVKALRAFRVLRPLRLVSGVPSLQIVLNSIMKAMVPLLHISLLVLFVIIIYAIIGLELFIGRMHKTCFYKGADLIVDDEPVPCAFAGYGRQCEKNGTECRGKWEGPNGGITNFDNFFFAMLTVFQCVTMEGWTDVLYWMNDAIGYELPWIYFVSLVLFGSFFVLNLVLGVLSGEFSKEREKAVARGDLQRANARQQMEEDMLGYMDWLEQAEDIDEDDEEAKKKQRRRRRVFLRQIGGIEQDSDSDSEDFENIDLDDDGCCASCCARLMANPLCDELCKWNHSFRKKCRSAVKSVTFYWVVLLLVFLNTAASASEHYNQPEWLTGVQETANRVLLTLFTLEMLLKMYSLGLQLYFLAFFNRFDCFVVCGGIVETILVEMSIMPPLGIAVLRCVRLLRIFKVTRHWNALSNLVASLINSMKAIASLLLLLFLYLTIFALLGMQLFGGKFNFDETQTKRSTFDSFPAALLTCFQILTGEDWNSVMYDGIMAYGGPNFPGMIVCIYFVILFVCGNYILLNVFLAIAVDNLATGEKEGKKEEKKVEEEEEDEEDEAEKIENEEDEEQLEGEGPEEAGKQLNMTNFAPPIEKIVPIPEGSSFFCLRKHNGFRKGCHKLIHHPIYTNLILLFIILSSISLAAEDPIRAHSFRNTVLGYADYAFTSIFTVEIILKMTVYGAFLHQGSFCRNWFNLLDLLVVSVSLMSFFLHSSAISVVKILRVLRVLRPLRAINRAKGLKNVVQCVFVAIRTIGNILIVTTLLLFMFACIGVQLFKGKFYACTDEAKHTPEECKGTFVVYKDGDVNHPMVRERVWYNNEFNFDNVPQGMMALFTVSTFEGWPDLLYKAIDANAENQGPIYNYRVEISIFFIIYIIIIAFFMMNIFVGFVIITFREQGEAEYKNCELNKNQRQCVYYALKAQPWRLYIPKNPTQLKFWTIINSTAFEYIMFVLILLNTVTLAVQHYDQSKLFSSVMDMLNIVFTCLFTVEMVLKLLALRFRHYFMDAWNSFDALIVVGSVLDILLTELSTGHSAEGSEESSRVSITFFRLFRVMRLVKLLNKGEGIRTLLWTFVKSLQALPYVGLLIAMIFFIYAVIGMQTFGKIALQDNTSINRNNNFQTFPQAVLLLFRCATGEAWQEIMLAALPGKLCDPESDYEPGEEYTCGSNLAIVYFISFFMLCAFLIINLFIAVIMDNFDYLTRDWSILGPHHLDEFKRLWSEYDPEASGRMKHLDLVTLLRRIQPPLGFGKLCPHRVACRRLVAMNMPLRGDGMVTFNATLFALVRTALKIRTDGPPEVDNEELRLIIKKIWKHTKPKLLDEILPAREEGEITLGKFYASFVIQDYFRKYRKRKNNRKKKKDKSSALQAGLRTLQDLGPEMRLAMSCDLEGEEEEIGETGEMKEDEDFYRSDDVYEEDMELPPKGNFLPESPDLHDTCVSAQEEELEEVVSVEEAADEPLEEEGELEGELEEVEAEPPPQLIQEERLTNAEVIVQQPKFTNSSRYSPVSQWEYAPEVGEENGSGVPGYYTWGEDRESTASRSRPWYPEAPPLYRGHTYDAQPANHVAYRPPYSNGEAQRSGHQRRRLLPATPTGRKPSFNIQSLRYQSSNGDAPIPGIYRENSPHVQTYSTIDPHGGGWSSVGSPSSSTWASTSPRHGRLLYTPLILVEEEGQGAPGLATWADEVTGSASLPAATRVPGWFTDGNRTLSSLGVPSQFGSPYLEKRGSADSLVESVLISEGLGLYAKDPKFVDFAKREIASACDMTVDEMENAANDLLSRGNLRRHNPEAEPGYSDDEITWGQIEEDLADEMNCM, encoded by the exons ATGAACGTCGAAGGCAAAA CAAGCAGTGTTGAGCTAGGAGGGGCTCCCTGGCAGACAGCCATTGAGATGAACGGCGGGATTCCCCGGTCAGACACCCTCAACTCGACCAGCTCCACCTCCACCCAACGCAAGAAGCGGGAGCACGCCAAGAAGCCGGTGCAATGCACCACCACGGTGATCCGAGCCCCGCGGGTGCTCTTCTGCCTCCGGCTCGGGAACCCCATCCGCATGGCAGCCATCGCCATTGTGGAGTGGAA ACCATTTGATATATTCATTCTGCTGGCCATCTTCGCCAACTGTGTGGCTCTCGGGGTCGCCAAGCCTTTCCCAGAGGACGACTCCAACCCCACAAACCATGCCCTG GAGCGAGTGGAGTATGTGTTCATGGTTATCTTCACCATTGAGACCTTCCTGAAAATCCTGGCATATGGCTTGATTCTGCACCCCAACGCCTACATTCGCAGTGGCTGGAACTTGCTGGACTTCGTCATTGTCATCGTCGG CCTGTTCAGCATGGTACTGGAGGGGACATCCAACAAGTCTGGGGAGTCCCACCACACAGGAGGAAAGCCTGGTGGACTGGATGTGAAAGCTTTGAGGGCGTTCAGGGTACTGAGGCCACTGCGGCTGGTCTCGGGAGTGCCCA GTCTTCAGATTGTGCTGAACTCCATCATGAAAGCCATGGTCCCACTGCTGCACATCTCCTTGCTGGTCCTCTTTGTCATCATCATCTACGCTATCATCGGCTTGGAACTCTTCATCGGCAGGATGCACAAGACGTGTTTTTACAAAGGCGCAG ACCTCATTGTTGACGATGAACCAGTGCCCTGCGCATTTGCGGGATACGGCCGTCAGTGTGAAAAGAACGGGACGGAGTGTAGGGGCAAATGGGAGGGCCCCAATGGAGGGATCACCAACTTTGACAACTTCTTCTTTGCCATGCTGACGGTCTTCCAGTGTGTCACCATGGAGGGCTGGACCGATGTGCTCTACTGG ATGAATGATGCCATCGGGTATGAGCTGCCCTGGATATACTTTGTCAGCCTGGTCCTCTTCGGCTCCTTCTTTGTCCTCAACCTCGTTTTGGGTGTGTTGAGCGG GGAGTTCTCCAAGGAAAGAGAGAAAGCGGTGGCACGGGGAGACCTGCAGAGGGCCAATGCGAGGCAGCAGATGGAGGAGGACATGCTTGGGTATATGGACTGGCTGGAGCAGGCCGAAGACattgatgaagatgatgaagaAGCCAAGAAAA AACAACGGCGGAGGAGACGTGTTTTTCTACGTCAGATTGGCGGTATAGAGCAAG ACAGTGACTCGGACTCGGAGGACTTTGAGAACATTGACCTTGACGACGATGGTTGTTGTGCCTCCTGCTG TGCCCGACTGATGGCCAATCCTCTTTG TGACGAGCTCTGCAAATGGAACCACTCATTTCGCAAGAAATGCAGATCTGCAGTCAAGTCTGTCACGTTCTACTGGGTTGTGCTTCTGCTGGTCTTCTTAAACACAGCAGCCAGCGCATCTGAGCACTACAATCAGCCCGAGTGGCTTACTGGGGTTCAGG AAACTGCCAATCGGGTGTTATTAACACTTTTCACCCTGGAGATGTTGCTGAAGATGTACAGCTTGGGGCTGCAGCTCTACTTCCTAGCTTTCTTCAACCGATTTGACTGTTTCGTTGTGTGTGGTGGCATTGTGGAGACTATCTTGGTGGAGATGAGCATCATGCCCCCACTGGGTATTGCTGTGCTGCGATGTGTCAGGTTGCTGAGAATCTTCAAGGTTACACG CCACTGGAATGCCCTGTCCAACCTGGTGGCTTCCTTGATCAATTCCATGAAGGCCATCGCttccctgctcctcctcctctttctctATCTGACCATCTTCGCTCTGCTGGGGATGCAGCTTTTTGGGGGAAAGTTCAACTTTGATGAGACGCAGACCAAGCGGAGTACTTTCGACAGCTTTCCTGCTGCTTTGCTCACCTGTttccag ATCCTGACAGGTGAGGACTGGAACTCGGTCATGTACGATGGCATCATGGCTTATGGTGGCCCAAACTTCCCTGGCATGATTGTCTGCATATACTTTGTGATCCTCTTTGTCTGTGGAAACT ATATCCTGCTGAATGTCTTTCTTGCCATCGCTGTGGATAACCTGGCCACTGGAGAAAAGGAGGGCAAAAAGGA ggaaaaaaaagtggaggaagaggaggaagatgaggaagaCGAAGCAGAAAAG ATTGAGAATGAAGAGGATGAGGAGCAGTTGGAAGGAGAAGGGCCTG AGGAAGCAGGAAAACAGCTAAACATGACTAACTTTGCCCCTCCCATTGAGAAAATTGTCCCCATCCCAGAGGGGTCTTCATTCTTCTGTCTCAGAAAGCACAATGG GTTCCGGAAAGGATGCCACAAGCTCATCCACCACCCCATCTACACAAACCTCATCCTCCTTTTTATTATCCTCAGTAGCATCTCTTTGGCTGCGGAGGACCCCATCAGGGCCCATTCCTTCCGGAACACG GTCTTGGGCTATGCGGACTACGCCTTCACGTCAATATTCACCGTGGAGATTATACTGAAG ATGACTGTCTATGGGGCTTTCCTGCACCAAGGCTCCTTCTGCAGGAACTGGTTCAACCTCCTGGACCTGTTGGTCGTCAGTGTGTCGCTCATGTCCTTTTTTCTCCA CTCCAGTGCTATCTCCGTGGTTAAGATACTCAGAGTCCTGAGAGTACTGCGGCCGCTCCGGGCCATTAACAGAGCCAAGGGACTTAAG AACGTGGTCCAGTGTGTGTTCGTGGCCATTAGGACCATTGGGAATATCCTGATCGTGACCACGCTGCTGCTCTTCATGTTTGCCTGCATTGGAGTGCAGCTCTTCAAG GGGAAGTTCTACGCCTGCACTGATGAAGCCAAGCACACACCAGAAGAATGCAA GGGGACATTCGTGGTGTACAAGGACGGGGACGTGAACCACCCCATGGTGAGGGAGAGGGTCTGGTACAATAACGAGTTCAATTTTGACAACGTGCCTCAGGGGATGATGGCCCTCTTCACCGTGTCAACCTTCGAGGGCTGGCCTGA CCTTTTGTACAAAGCCATCGATGCCAACGCTGAGAATCAAGGTCCCATCTACAACTACCGCGTGGAGATCTCCATTTTTTTCATCAtctacatcatcatcatcgcctTCTTCATGATGAACATCTTCGTGGGCTTCGTCATCATCACGTTCCGTGAGCAGGGCGAGGCAGAGTATAAGAACTGCGAGTTGAACAAGAATCAG AGGCAGTGTGTGTACTATGCATTGAAGGCCCAACCTTGGAGACTCTATATCCCCAAGAATCCAACACAGCTGAAGTTCTGGACAATCATCAACTCCACTGCCTTTGAGTACATCATGTTCGTCCTGATCCTGCTCAACACTGTGACGCTGGCTGTACAG CATTACGATCAGTCCAAGCTCTTCAGTTCTGTCATGGACATGCTCAATATAGTCTTCACCTGTCTCTTCACTGTGGAGATGGTGCTCAAGCTTCTGGCTTTGCGCTTCAGG CACTACTTCATGGATGCCTGGAACTCTTTTGACGCTCTGATCGTGGTGGGCAGTGTTCTGGACATCCTGCTGACGGAGCTGAGT ACCGGACACTCTGCAGAG gGCTCAGAGGAAAGCTCCAGGGTGTCCATCACTTTCTTCCGCCTTTTCCGAGTGATGCGATTGGTCAAGCTGCTGAACAAGGGGGAGGGCATCCGCACTCTGCTCTGGACCTTCGTCAAGTCCCTCCAG GCTCTGCCCTACGTTGGCCTCCTCATCGCCATGATCTTCTTCATCTATGCTGTCATCGGCATGCAG ACTTTTGGGAAGATAGCTCTGCAGGACAACACCAGCATCAACCGGAACAACAACTTCCAGACGTTCCCACAGGCAGTGCTGCTGCTCTTCAG GTGTGCAACCGGAGAGGCCTGGCAGGAGATCATGCTGGCCGCCCTCCCGGGAAAGCTGTGTGACCCCGAGTCAGACTACGAGCCGGGCGAGGAGTACACGTGCGGCAGCAACCTGGCCATCGTCTACTTCATTAGCTTCTTCATGCTCTGCGCCTTCCTG ATTATTAACCTCTTTATCGCCGTTATCATGGACAACTTTGACTATCTGACACGCGATTGGTCCATTCTTGGCCCCCATCACCTCGATGAGTTCAAAAGACTGTGGTCTGAGTATGACCCTGAGGCCAG TGGCCGCATGAAGCATCTGGACCTGGTGACGCTGCTTCGCAGGATTCAGCCTCCGCTGGGCTTTGGGAAGTTGTGTCCTCACCGAGTCGCCTGCAGG AGACTGGTGGCCATGAACATGCCACTGAGAGGCGACGGTATGGTGACCTTCAACGCCACCCTGTTCGCTCTGGTCAGGACAGCACTAAAGATCCGCACAGATG GCCCCCCAGAGGTGGACAATGAAGAGTTAAGGCTCATCATTAAGAAAATCTGGAAACATACAAAGCCCAAACTTCTGGATGAAATCCTTCCAGCTAGAGAGG AGGGAGAGATAACACTGGGAAAGTTCTACGCCAGCTTTGTAATCCAGGACTACTTCAGAAAATACCGGAAGAGAAAGAATAAccggaagaagaagaaggacaaGTCCTCTGCCCTGCAG GCTGGCTTACGTACCCTGCAAGACCTGGGCCCTGAGATGCGGCTGgccatgtcatgtgacctggagGGGGAAGAGGAGGAAATAGGGGAGACGGGGGAGATGAAGGAGGATGAGGACTTCTACAGG AGTGATGACGTGTACGAGGAGGACATGGAGCTCCCTCCCAAAGGCAACTTTCTCCCCGAGTCACCAGACCTCCACGACACATGTGTGTCGGCccaggaggaggagctggaggaggtcgTCTCCGTTGAGGAGGCGGCCGACGAGCCTCTCGAAGAGGAAGGGGAGCTtgagggggagctggaggaagtagAAGCCGAGCCCCCCCCTCAGCTAATCCAGGAGGAGCGATTAACAAATGCGGAGGTGATAGTCCAGCAACCGAAATTCACCAACAG CAGCAGGTACAGCCCTGTGTCCCAGTGGGAATACGCCCCCGAGGTTGGCGAGGAGAACGGCTCAGGTGTGCCGGGGTACTACACCTGGGGGGAGGACAGGGAGAGCACTGCATCCCGGAGCAG GCCCTGGTACCCCGAAGCCCCCCCGCTATACCGTGGGCACACCTACGATGCACAGCCTGCCAACCATGTGGCCTACAGACCCCCCTACAGCAATGGGGAAGCACAGAGATCGGGGCATCAGCGCCGGCGTCTGCTCCCAGCCACCCCCACCG GACGGAAACCTTCATTTAATATCCAGTCTCTGAGGTACCAAAGCAGCAATGGCGACGCTCCCATCCCAGGAATCTATCGGGAAAACTCACCACATGTGCAG ACATACAGCACCATTGATCCTCATGGTGGCGGCTGGTCCTCTGTAGGATCGCCCTCCTCCTCCACTTGGGCCAGCACAAGCCCGCGACATGGCCGCCTGCTCTACACTCCCCTCATCCTGGTGGAGGAAGAGGGGCAGGGGGCCCCAGGCCTGGCCACCTGGGCGGACGAGGTGACGGGTAGTGCCAGCCTGCCTGCTGCCACGCGTGTGCCCGGCTGGTTCACGGATGGCAACCGAACATTATCCAGCCTGGGGGTCCCCTCCCAGTTCGGCTCTCCGTACCTGGAGAAGAGAGGCAGCGCAGACAGCCTGGTGGAATCG GTCCTCATCTCCGAGGGGCTGGGCCTTTATGCCAAGGACCCAAAGTTCGTAGACTTCGCCAAGCGGGAGATCGCCAGCGCCTGCGACATGACTGTTGACGAGATGGAGAACGCAGCCAATGACTTACTGAGTCGAGGGAACCTCCGACGGCACAACCCTGAGGCAGAACCCGGGTACAGCGATGACGAGATTACATGGGGCCAGATCGAAGAGGACCTGGCGGACGAGATGAACTGCATGTGA